The nucleotide window CCGAATAGGCAGCCCAGAGCTCCTGAGGGCTGACATTGTCACTTGAAACACTCTGTCGGTGAGAGCTCCCAGATAGCTGTCCCCGAGAACCTTGAGGGTAATTGATAAAGGCTCATCATGCGGtgagttattatatatattcgcAAACCCTTGCGCCAGTAGCTCAATTATTCTGGGGTTTATGGGGAGAAGTTCTCCggtatcttcatcgtcaacgTATGATTGTGATGGAGTTGCATATAAAGTAAGATGCTGCACCCAAAGCCCGAACCGTCCTGGCTGGGTAACTCCAACAAAATGCTCAAGCGAGGCCTCCGCGATTTCCACTTTCTAGAAAGGAAATAATTCCGGAATGCAGCATTAGACGATTTGACGGAGATGGTGCGTCCAGTCAGACGCAGAGCGCAGTGATCGTGGAAGTCTAGCCAAGCCACAATTTCCTCGATCAACTCCACCGGAAGGCTTTCAAGAGTCACCGACGCCATGGCCGGAGAGCAGGCTGGCGGTATCCAGGTTCCAccggggaaaggaagagggtaGCAGGAGAAAGATCCCAGCAGGCACTTGGCGAGATTAAGTATGGTTCTTGAGAAGCTGGACTAGTGATTCTTGGCGGGtgcattgttggtggtgattaATGTCGCTTTGGCGGAGTCATTGACGCTCGGGCCTGAGATATCAAGCTTTCGCCAAACGTGGATTGGTTGATTCGTGAGACATTACTTATCGCCATTGACCGGGGTTTATATTAGAAGATGGGACCGTATGGTCATATGAGGCGTGTGTCAGTTTTAGCCGCTGCCCTACTGTCAATTAGTCTGCTGTTAGGCGATGTCGGAAGAACTGGATTGATGGTCTCTGTAGCGATTATGGTttcggttggttggtggtgaggtgcTTTCCAGCTCTGATACGTTGATGATATCCGTACCCTAGTCATAGCAGGCCTTAGCGTGGCAAGACCCTGAATTAGGCGATGCACTAGACAGCCTCGAGGTTACATTGAGGGGATATGATAGGAAAGCCGTATCCCAGCACATTCCTCTTTGGTGCCTGCGATACCTATCGCCAGATGGCACTGTCTTTTCGCATTTTAGCGTAGGACTAATTAGTCCGTTAGTACGCGCTGGACTGGTGAAATCCCTACCAAATGGACCTAGTACCTGGTGGTGGCAGTAGTTATATAATGACCGGGCATCACCTGCGCCCGAAGGCGCCGATCTTGATTACGCAGCAACCGCAAGTCCAAAATGTCTGGTCTTCTGGGGAGCCGTTCCTGGTGGCTTCCATCACCGGGAAGCCGAGGGTTCTGCTATCTTTTTGTGTATCTTGCAGCTCTATTCACTCTAACCCCAGTTGTCCACGCTGCCGTCGCTGTCGAACCTGGAGCATTCGGTCAGTTATCCCAACTGGCAAATAatcctccttttcccttgGCCACAACCAACGAAGACTCTGAGACGTGGTCACCAGTCACGAACTCGATGCAACTTGGTGAAGGCAAGGAGGAGCAAGACGCCTTGCAAATGATGACCTTTATGAACGACGCGACTAAGACAGACCCAACCTCAACCGTAACCACACTTGACACCATGCAAAACAGCAACCTACGAGTAATGATCGTAGGAGACTCCATGTcccaaggaaaagaaggggacTACACGTGGCGGTATCGAATCTGGGAGTGGTTCCGGGCGCAAAACATTGCCGTCCAGCTGGTGGGCCCCCTACACGGGGACCGCGCCGTCCGAACCGCAAGCCCACGGGGAGCTCCAGCACCAAGCCACGCTGGGCCAGCCCCCGACCAGCGGCGGGTACGCCCCCGACGTGTCCCCGGACTTTGATCGCCACCATTTCGCCGTGTGGGGCCGCGTGGCCGCCATCGACAAGGACTTGATCTATGATGTCCTCAGTGCCCACCAAGCAGacttgatgctgctgatgctggggtTCAACGACATGGCCTGGTTCCAGAGTGATGCATCGGGCACTCTGGACAGTATCCGTACCCTAGTCATCAATGCCCGCGCAGCCAATCCAAACCTCAAGTTCGCCATCGCCAATGTCCCCCAGCGCACCCTAATCCCGGGTCGAGAGGATATTCCGTTTAACACCAATATCTATAATGCGTTGCTGCGGAATGCTGTCCCAGAGTGGAGTAGTGCAGGTTCGCCCATTCATCTGGTCGAACTGCAGGAGAACTACGACTGTGGACCAGATGCATGTCCTGCCGGTTATGATGGACTGCATCCGAATACTCTGGGAGAGTATCAGATCGCTCGCGCGTTCAGCCTTACTCTGGTGAAGGTTTACGGGATCGGAAACTCTCCGTTGATCATTCCTGACAAGATTCCAGAGAGGCCTCCCCACTTGTCGTTCAGTTTCTAAGGGAGATATAGCAGTATTCACCCTGTGCAGTCCAAACTATTCTCGTCGATCCACCTACGTATGTTTTGATATGTAAACCTTagaagacatcatcatcgtatCGGTGATATTATGCCATAGCCTTTTCCATCACTGCCCCCACCCCCTCTGTCCCTCCATCTAGACCATACAAATCGTCCACAAAAAAGAGTCACACAAAACGGGGATGATGTCACGGACGGAAGAACTCCAGGATACTGTTATGCACACTAATTGAATGGAAATAAGGTTCTGAAGATAGTATCATGCGGATGTCCTCCCCTTGCATGAGCGTAATAAGGTTTCCCCTTGGCGAGAAGATCCCATGGCTAAAGGTGCTTCATAATAGGCAGTATCGAGTATGTGAG belongs to Aspergillus luchuensis IFO 4308 DNA, chromosome 3, nearly complete sequence and includes:
- a CDS encoding SGNH/GDSL hydrolase family protein (CAZy:CE3;~COG:S;~EggNog:ENOG410PKDM;~InterPro:IPR013830,IPR036514;~PFAM:PF13472;~SECRETED:SignalP(1-39)), encoding MSGLLGSRSWWLPSPGSRGFCYLFVYLAALFTLTPVVHAAVAVEPGAFGQLSQLANNPPFPLATTNEDSETWSPVTNSMQLGEGKEEQDALQMMTFMNDATKTDPTSTETPCPKEKKGTTRGGIESGSGSGRKTLPSSWWAPYTGTAPSEPQAHGELQHQATLGQPPTSGGYAPDVSPDFDRHHFAVWGRVAAIDKDLIYDVLSAHQADLMLLMLGFNDMAWFQSDASGTLDSIRTLVINARAANPNLKFAIANVPQRTLIPGREDIPFNTNIYNALLRNAVPEWSSAGSPIHLVELQENYDCGPDACPAGYDGLHPNTLGEYQIARAFSLTLVKVYGIGNSPLIIPDKIPERPPHLSFSF